One Hevea brasiliensis isolate MT/VB/25A 57/8 chromosome 5, ASM3005281v1, whole genome shotgun sequence genomic region harbors:
- the LOC110652921 gene encoding enoyl-[acyl-carrier-protein] reductase [NADH], chloroplastic-like: MAVAVTPSTHMATINPSLSSSNKVFMSTVASFSAETKETSWTRLRSSSHMTSRQPFLQSLTSVPVKCKRVLTRAMSAPNENKPLPGLPVDLRGKRAFIAGVADDNGYGWAIAKSLAAAGAEIVVGTWVPALNIFESSLRRGKFDESRVLPDGSLMEITKVYPMDAVFDSPEDVPEDVKTNKRYSGASKWTVQELVESVKQDFGSIDILVHSLANGPEVTKPLLETSRYGYLAAISASSYSFISLLKHFVPIMNPGGSSISLTYIASERIIPGYGGGMSSAKAALESDTQVLAFEAGRKHKIRVNTISAGPLRSRAAKAIGFIDMMIDYSLANAPLQKELSAEEVGNTAAFLASPLASAITGAVVYVDNGLNAMGVGVDSPIFANLDIPKDN; encoded by the exons ATGGCTGTGGCTGTGACTCCTAGCACACATATGGCAACAATCAATCCTTCCCTATCTTCTTCTAACAAAGTATTTATGTCAACCGTAGCTAGTTTCAGTGCTGAGACTAAAGAGACATCTTGGACTAGGCTTAGAAGCTCCTCTCACATGACATCCAGGCAGCCATTCTTACAGAGCCTTACTTCCGTGCCTGTAAAATGTAAAAGAGTTCTCACTAGAGCAATGTCTGCACCAAATGAGAACAAGCCTCTGCCAGGATTGCCTGTTGATTTAAGAG GTAAGAGAGCATTTATTGCTGGTGTAGCTGATGACAATGGGTATGGTTGGGCAATTGCAAAGTCTCTTGCTGCTGCAGGTGCTGAGATTGTTGTTGGTACATGGGTGCCT GCACTGAACATATTTGAAAGCAGTTTACGGCGTGGGAAATTTGATGAATCACGCGT ATTGCCAGATGGTTCATTAATGGAAATTACCAAAGTTTATCCAATGGATGCAGTTTTTGACAGTCCTGAGGATGTTCCTGAAGAT GTAAAAACAAACAAACGGTATTCAGGGGCCTCTAAATGGACTGTTCAG GAGCTAGTTGAATCCGTGAAGCAGGATTTTGGCAGCATTGACATCCTTGTGCACTCACTTGCAAATGGGCCAGAG GTTACCAAACCTCTTCTGGAGACATCAAGGTATGGATACCTTGCCGCCATCTCTGCATCAAGTTACTCATTTATTTCCTTGCTGAAGCATTTTGTTCCAATAATGAATCCAG GTGGTTCTTCAATTTCTCTCACCTACATTGCCTCTGAAAGGATCATTCCAGG GTATGGTGGAGGCATGAGTTCAGCAAAGGCTGCTTTAGAAAGTGACACACAG GTGCTAGCTTTCGAGGCGGGAAGAAAGCATAAAATCAGAGTCAACACTATTTCTGCAG GTCCATTAAGAAGTCGTGCTGCAAAAGCAATCGGTTTTATTGATATGATGATTGATTACTCATTGGCCAATGCACCTCTACAGAAGGAACTATCTGCAG AGGAGGTGGGTAATACCGCTGCCTTCCTGGCTTCACCATTGGCTTCAGCAATCACTGGCGCAGTTGTGTACGTTGACAATGGTCTAAATGCAATGGGAGTAGGAGTTGACAGCCCGATCTTTGCGAACCTTGACATCCCAAAGGATAATTGA
- the LOC110647939 gene encoding protein EMSY-LIKE 1 isoform X3 → MGYELSDSSGTDDDLPPHQNTIPKGERVVGNGRSVVGSAAYSRMHTDMEAQIHHLEQEAYSAVLRAFKAQSDAISWEKEGLITELRKELRVSDDQHRELLTKVNGDEIIRRIRQWRQAGGHQIARSSASQPVHDVVHSPSVSGSHKKQKTSQMQGQPMPGLSFMKYMQNPSTGPAGNHHYVSHSSSGALAANEHAEPASSDPLIGRKVWTRWPEDNSFYEAVITDYNPAEGRHALVYDMNTVNETWEWVNLKEISPEDIQWEGVDPGISLLGAHGGPGHGIKKSMRHVSYPSGGRGRGSIKGESRREFLPTQNGFTKKVSNDIELFNTETLVQEVEKVFALSHPDSHELEKAKRMLKEHEQALVEAIARLADASDGESGEHQFLHGQAMDQG, encoded by the exons ATGGGCTATGAACTTTCAGATAGTAGTG GTACTGATGATGATTTACCTCCACATCAAAATACAATTCCAAAGGGAGAAAGAGTTGTAGGAAACGGAAGATCTGTTGTTGGTTCTGCTGCATATTCTAGAATGCATACTGACATGGAGGCTCAAATTCATCACCTTGAGCAAGAAGCTTACAGTGCTGTATTGCGTGCTTTTAAGGCTCAGTCTGATGCCATTTCTTGG GAGAAGGAGGGTTTAATTACAGAACTTAGGAAAGAGCTCAGAGTATCAGATGATCAACACAGAGAGCTTCTAACCAAAGTTAATGGGGATGAGATCATCAGAAGGATCAG GCAGTGGAGACAGGCAGGTGGCCACCAAATTGCTAGGAGCAGTGCATCACAACCAGTTCATGATGTTGTACACAGTCCCAGTGTTTCAGGCTCCCATAAAAAACAGAAGACATCCCAAAtg CAGGGTCAACCAATGCCTGGTTTGTCCTTTATGAAGTATATGCAGAACCCTTCTACAGGTCCTGCTGGAAATCATCATTATGTTAGCCATAGTTCTTCTGGAGCCCTTGCTGCAAATGAACATGCTGAACCAGCAAGTTCTGATCCATTAATTGGAAGGAAAGTGTGGACAAGATGGCCAGAGGACAACAGCTTTTACGAGGCTGTCATAACTGATTACAACCCTGCTGAG GGCCGACATGCTCTAGTCTATGATATGAATACAGTTAACGAGACATGGGAATGGGTTAATCTCAAAGAG ATATCTCCAGAGGATATCCAATGGGAAGGTGTGGATCCAGGAATTTCTCTTCTTGGTGCCCATGGTGGGCCAGGCCATGGAATCAAGAAATCCATGAGACATGTCAGTTATCCTAGTGGTGGAAGAGGGAGGGGATCCATAAAGGGTGAATCCAGGAGAGAATTTCTGCCAACACAGAATGGTTTTACAAAGAAAGTTTCTAATGACATTGAATTATTCAACACAGAGACGTTAGTTCAGGAG GTGGAGAAGGTTTTTGCTTTGAGTCATCCTGATTCCCATGAACTTGAGAAGGCAAAAAGGATGCTGAAA GAGCATGAACAGGCACTTGTCGAGGCAATTGCAAGGCTTGCAGATGCATCTGATGGTGAAAGTG GTGAACACCAATTCTTGCATGGCCAAGCAATGGACCAGGGATAG
- the LOC110647939 gene encoding protein EMSY-LIKE 1 isoform X1 — protein sequence MGYELSDSSGTDDDLPPHQNTIPKGERVVGNGRSVVGSAAYSRMHTDMEAQIHHLEQEAYSAVLRAFKAQSDAISWEKEGLITELRKELRVSDDQHRELLTKVNGDEIIRRIRQWRQAGGHQIARSSASQPVHDVVHSPSVSGSHKKQKTSQMQGQPMPGLSFMKYMQNPSTGPAGNHHYVSHSSSGALAANEHAEPASSDPLIGRKVWTRWPEDNSFYEAVITDYNPAEGRHALVYDMNTVNETWEWVNLKEISPEDIQWEGVDPGISLLGAHGGPGHGIKKSMRHVSYPSGGRGRGSIKGESRREFLPTQNGFTKKVSNDIELFNTETLVQEVEKVFALSHPDSHELEKAKRMLKEHEQALVEAIARLADASDGESASRCLENKFRVIGEHQFLHGQAMDQG from the exons ATGGGCTATGAACTTTCAGATAGTAGTG GTACTGATGATGATTTACCTCCACATCAAAATACAATTCCAAAGGGAGAAAGAGTTGTAGGAAACGGAAGATCTGTTGTTGGTTCTGCTGCATATTCTAGAATGCATACTGACATGGAGGCTCAAATTCATCACCTTGAGCAAGAAGCTTACAGTGCTGTATTGCGTGCTTTTAAGGCTCAGTCTGATGCCATTTCTTGG GAGAAGGAGGGTTTAATTACAGAACTTAGGAAAGAGCTCAGAGTATCAGATGATCAACACAGAGAGCTTCTAACCAAAGTTAATGGGGATGAGATCATCAGAAGGATCAG GCAGTGGAGACAGGCAGGTGGCCACCAAATTGCTAGGAGCAGTGCATCACAACCAGTTCATGATGTTGTACACAGTCCCAGTGTTTCAGGCTCCCATAAAAAACAGAAGACATCCCAAAtg CAGGGTCAACCAATGCCTGGTTTGTCCTTTATGAAGTATATGCAGAACCCTTCTACAGGTCCTGCTGGAAATCATCATTATGTTAGCCATAGTTCTTCTGGAGCCCTTGCTGCAAATGAACATGCTGAACCAGCAAGTTCTGATCCATTAATTGGAAGGAAAGTGTGGACAAGATGGCCAGAGGACAACAGCTTTTACGAGGCTGTCATAACTGATTACAACCCTGCTGAG GGCCGACATGCTCTAGTCTATGATATGAATACAGTTAACGAGACATGGGAATGGGTTAATCTCAAAGAG ATATCTCCAGAGGATATCCAATGGGAAGGTGTGGATCCAGGAATTTCTCTTCTTGGTGCCCATGGTGGGCCAGGCCATGGAATCAAGAAATCCATGAGACATGTCAGTTATCCTAGTGGTGGAAGAGGGAGGGGATCCATAAAGGGTGAATCCAGGAGAGAATTTCTGCCAACACAGAATGGTTTTACAAAGAAAGTTTCTAATGACATTGAATTATTCAACACAGAGACGTTAGTTCAGGAG GTGGAGAAGGTTTTTGCTTTGAGTCATCCTGATTCCCATGAACTTGAGAAGGCAAAAAGGATGCTGAAA GAGCATGAACAGGCACTTGTCGAGGCAATTGCAAGGCTTGCAGATGCATCTGATGGTGAAAGTG CATCCAGGTGCTTGGAAAACAAGTTTAGGGTCATAG GTGAACACCAATTCTTGCATGGCCAAGCAATGGACCAGGGATAG
- the LOC110647939 gene encoding protein EMSY-LIKE 1 isoform X2: MGYELSDSSGTDDDLPPHQNTIPKGERVVGNGRSVVGSAAYSRMHTDMEAQIHHLEQEAYSAVLRAFKAQSDAISWEKEGLITELRKELRVSDDQHRELLTKVNGDEIIRRIRQWRQAGGHQIARSSASQPVHDVVHSPSVSGSHKKQKTSQMGQPMPGLSFMKYMQNPSTGPAGNHHYVSHSSSGALAANEHAEPASSDPLIGRKVWTRWPEDNSFYEAVITDYNPAEGRHALVYDMNTVNETWEWVNLKEISPEDIQWEGVDPGISLLGAHGGPGHGIKKSMRHVSYPSGGRGRGSIKGESRREFLPTQNGFTKKVSNDIELFNTETLVQEVEKVFALSHPDSHELEKAKRMLKEHEQALVEAIARLADASDGESASRCLENKFRVIGEHQFLHGQAMDQG, encoded by the exons ATGGGCTATGAACTTTCAGATAGTAGTG GTACTGATGATGATTTACCTCCACATCAAAATACAATTCCAAAGGGAGAAAGAGTTGTAGGAAACGGAAGATCTGTTGTTGGTTCTGCTGCATATTCTAGAATGCATACTGACATGGAGGCTCAAATTCATCACCTTGAGCAAGAAGCTTACAGTGCTGTATTGCGTGCTTTTAAGGCTCAGTCTGATGCCATTTCTTGG GAGAAGGAGGGTTTAATTACAGAACTTAGGAAAGAGCTCAGAGTATCAGATGATCAACACAGAGAGCTTCTAACCAAAGTTAATGGGGATGAGATCATCAGAAGGATCAG GCAGTGGAGACAGGCAGGTGGCCACCAAATTGCTAGGAGCAGTGCATCACAACCAGTTCATGATGTTGTACACAGTCCCAGTGTTTCAGGCTCCCATAAAAAACAGAAGACATCCCAAAtg GGTCAACCAATGCCTGGTTTGTCCTTTATGAAGTATATGCAGAACCCTTCTACAGGTCCTGCTGGAAATCATCATTATGTTAGCCATAGTTCTTCTGGAGCCCTTGCTGCAAATGAACATGCTGAACCAGCAAGTTCTGATCCATTAATTGGAAGGAAAGTGTGGACAAGATGGCCAGAGGACAACAGCTTTTACGAGGCTGTCATAACTGATTACAACCCTGCTGAG GGCCGACATGCTCTAGTCTATGATATGAATACAGTTAACGAGACATGGGAATGGGTTAATCTCAAAGAG ATATCTCCAGAGGATATCCAATGGGAAGGTGTGGATCCAGGAATTTCTCTTCTTGGTGCCCATGGTGGGCCAGGCCATGGAATCAAGAAATCCATGAGACATGTCAGTTATCCTAGTGGTGGAAGAGGGAGGGGATCCATAAAGGGTGAATCCAGGAGAGAATTTCTGCCAACACAGAATGGTTTTACAAAGAAAGTTTCTAATGACATTGAATTATTCAACACAGAGACGTTAGTTCAGGAG GTGGAGAAGGTTTTTGCTTTGAGTCATCCTGATTCCCATGAACTTGAGAAGGCAAAAAGGATGCTGAAA GAGCATGAACAGGCACTTGTCGAGGCAATTGCAAGGCTTGCAGATGCATCTGATGGTGAAAGTG CATCCAGGTGCTTGGAAAACAAGTTTAGGGTCATAG GTGAACACCAATTCTTGCATGGCCAAGCAATGGACCAGGGATAG
- the LOC110647940 gene encoding uncharacterized protein LOC110647940, which translates to MATRKAMESCIVSTTDGVCLQARIFKPPQETTQYGSLGTAIVLVHPYSKLGGCQGLMQGIALRLAIKGFITVTFDMRGVGRSTGRCSLTGFAETQDVIAVCRWVSQNLPDKKIMLVGSSAGAPIAGSAVDQVEEVIGYTSIGYPFGLAASVLFGRHHKAILRSRKPKFFIMGTKDEFTSVAQLENKLKSAAGRVQAHLILGVSHFEVEGPAYDARMADLIVGFAASLTL; encoded by the exons ATGGCGACAAGGAAAGCAATGGAATCATGCATCGTCTCAACCACAGATGGGGTGTGTCTCCAAGCAAGAATTTTCAAGCCACCGCAAGAAACCACCCAATATGGCAGCTTAGGCACTGCAATTGTGCTGGTGCATCCATACTCGAAGCTGGGTGGATGCCAAGGTCTAATGCAAGGAATTGCATTGAGATTAGCCATCAAAGGCTTCATTACCGTCACCTTTGATATGAGAGGTGTTGGAAGGTCTACGGGCAGGTGTTCGCTCACTGGCTTCGCTGAAACCCAAGATGTTATTGCTGTTTGCAGATGGGTCTCCCAGAACTTGCCAGATAAAAAGATTATGTTGGTGGGTTCCTCCGCAG GAGCTCCAATTGCTGGTTCTGCAGTTGATCAGGTAGAGGAAGTGATTGGGTATACAAGTATTGGTTACCCTTTTGGATTGGCTGCCTCTGTTCTGTTTGGGAGACACCATAAGGCAATTTTACGGTCCAGAAAACCAAAATTCTTCATAATGGGCACAAAGGATGAGTTCACAAGTGTGGCACAGTTGGAGAACAAGCTAAAGTCTGCTGCTGGCCGTGTTCAAGCCCATCTTATTTTAGGCGTTAGCCACTTTGAAGTCGAGGGTCCTGCCTATGATGCTCGGATGGCAGACCTAATTGTGGGTTTCGCTGCATCATTGACGCTATGA